Proteins from a single region of Pseudodesulfovibrio portus:
- a CDS encoding helix-turn-helix domain-containing protein, whose translation MSSAWTHFPDSPLQYLKKIRLARARDLMVQENMKAYLAADAVGYESPSQFSREFKRHFGQSPAEIMREIRSN comes from the coding sequence ATGTCGTCGGCCTGGACGCATTTTCCCGACTCGCCGCTGCAGTACCTCAAGAAGATACGCCTCGCCCGTGCCCGCGACCTGATGGTGCAGGAAAACATGAAGGCGTACCTCGCCGCCGACGCCGTGGGGTATGAAAGCCCGTCTCAGTTCAGCCGCGAGTTCAAACGCCACTTCGGGCAGAGCCCGGCGGAGATCATGCGGGAGATCCGCTCGAACTAA
- a CDS encoding flavodoxin family protein, protein MNEILEKILAADVLVLASPVYFHSFNAHMKTFMDRVCPIYPLIHDKDVYFMVAAAGGNLPVGNAFKTFRIFTDCLDVTEKGTLAVTGVWDAGGVKGKSVCKDAYAMGQAV, encoded by the coding sequence ATGAACGAAATTCTGGAGAAGATCCTGGCCGCCGACGTCCTGGTCCTGGCCAGCCCGGTCTATTTCCATTCCTTCAACGCCCACATGAAGACCTTCATGGACAGGGTCTGCCCCATCTACCCCCTGATTCACGACAAGGACGTCTATTTCATGGTGGCCGCTGCGGGCGGTAACCTGCCCGTTGGAAATGCGTTCAAAACGTTCAGGATTTTCACCGACTGCCTGGATGTGACGGAGAAGGGCACCCTCGCCGTGACCGGCGTCTGGGATGCCGGTGGAGTGAAGGGCAAAAGCGTCTGCAAGGACGCCTACGCAATGGGTCAGGCCGTCTGA
- a CDS encoding cyclophilin-like fold protein, with the protein MKKILSRRDFMVKGAVGLGAAFIMIGAAGIPGTEALAAEEMEGESMQITVSANGKTIVYELNDSQAAKDLYAQLPLSIEVENYGGIEKIYYPPKKLGTGNTPLVKAAKPGTLAYYEPWGDVVMFYGRFGSASGLYELGHVIKGGDLIHYLSGNIHIEADNN; encoded by the coding sequence ATGAAGAAGATACTCTCGCGTCGGGATTTCATGGTAAAAGGGGCTGTAGGTCTCGGAGCCGCATTCATCATGATTGGTGCTGCCGGTATACCGGGCACTGAAGCCTTGGCCGCTGAAGAAATGGAGGGAGAATCCATGCAGATAACAGTGAGCGCAAACGGAAAGACCATCGTTTATGAACTCAACGACAGCCAGGCCGCCAAGGACCTGTACGCCCAGTTGCCGCTGAGCATAGAAGTGGAAAACTACGGCGGCATCGAGAAGATATACTATCCACCGAAAAAGCTCGGTACCGGCAACACCCCGCTGGTGAAAGCCGCCAAGCCCGGCACTCTCGCCTACTATGAACCCTGGGGTGATGTAGTGATGTTTTATGGCCGTTTTGGCTCAGCGTCGGGATTGTATGAATTAGGACATGTGATTAAGGGAGGCGACCTTATCCATTACTTATCTGGTAATATTCATATCGAGGCTGACAATAATTAA
- a CDS encoding CbbQ/NirQ/NorQ/GpvN family protein: protein MGEVLTELKILQPSDLDAGEVFSGKKSKRKVRGFALPCSFTPDLNQEYLFHDSSRDVVVWFMDSSDPLYVFGPAGSGKTSLIKQLAAKLNYPVFDITGHGRLEFPDMVGHLTVEDSNMSFQYGPLALAMKFGGLFLLNEIDLLDPATAAGLNGILDGDPLCIPENGGEVIKPHPLFRFAATANTNGGTDETGLYQGTLRQNLAFMDRFWLCEIGYPSPKAERELLHRKAPGLPKDVRTKMVEYANEVRKLFMGHADGSFRDTIEVTFSTRTLIRWADLTVRFQPLARQGIQPVTYALDRALGYRATPETRTVLHELAQRIFPQETKE, encoded by the coding sequence ATGGGCGAAGTTTTGACAGAATTGAAAATATTACAACCTTCGGACCTCGACGCCGGAGAAGTCTTCAGTGGCAAGAAATCCAAGCGAAAGGTGCGTGGTTTCGCCTTGCCGTGCTCATTCACCCCAGACCTCAATCAGGAGTACCTTTTTCACGACTCCAGCCGCGATGTCGTCGTATGGTTTATGGATTCGTCAGATCCGCTGTACGTGTTCGGGCCTGCAGGAAGCGGAAAGACCAGCCTGATTAAGCAGCTTGCGGCGAAACTGAACTACCCCGTCTTCGATATCACCGGCCATGGTCGCTTGGAGTTTCCGGATATGGTCGGCCATTTGACCGTGGAGGACTCGAATATGAGTTTTCAATACGGCCCGCTTGCGCTCGCCATGAAATTCGGCGGCCTTTTCCTGCTCAACGAGATCGACCTGCTTGATCCGGCTACCGCTGCCGGTCTGAACGGTATCCTGGACGGTGATCCCCTGTGCATCCCCGAGAACGGAGGCGAGGTCATCAAGCCGCATCCGCTGTTCCGGTTTGCGGCCACGGCCAATACCAATGGCGGGACCGACGAAACCGGTCTGTACCAAGGCACGCTCAGGCAGAACCTTGCATTCATGGACCGGTTTTGGCTCTGCGAAATCGGCTACCCAAGCCCCAAGGCGGAGCGGGAGTTGCTGCATCGCAAAGCTCCGGGGCTTCCCAAGGACGTGCGGACCAAGATGGTGGAATACGCCAACGAGGTCCGCAAGCTGTTTATGGGCCATGCCGACGGCAGCTTTCGCGACACCATCGAGGTAACGTTTTCGACCCGCACTCTCATTCGCTGGGCAGACCTAACCGTCCGTTTTCAACCGTTGGCCCGGCAGGGCATCCAACCCGTGACCTATGCGCTCGACCGCGCCCTCGGCTATCGAGCCACTCCGGAGACCCGGACGGTGCTGCATGAGCTGGCGCAACGCATCTTCCCCCAAGAAACAAAGGAGTAA
- a CDS encoding DUF3150 domain-containing protein has product MDTQTDITVLDNLMAINLDVSIWTARKKLTPADFGGAALPPDDLASLGSKKVCDPRELRIFGTLKARAVNLLDRTGVRFLGGWGIPEGKADDIVAELTVIRDDFLSAKEQFLNRYDEAVKDWISLHPGWESLIGGSTVGADYVRSRLDFRWQLFKLVPPTDNAVGYGLQDEVKELGGTLFDEVAKAAADAWKRCFEGKDKVTHKALSPLRSIHAKLAGLSFVEPRVVPVVDLLDTAFNRMPKRGHIEGSELVMLQGVVSLLRDPATLVAHGQKIIKGQDASDILAGLVAGTLPVPPEEKPSAKTRFVPEAVHTHSIDSQGLW; this is encoded by the coding sequence ATGGACACTCAGACTGATATCACCGTGCTCGACAATTTAATGGCCATTAATCTGGACGTGAGCATCTGGACCGCCCGCAAGAAGTTGACGCCCGCCGATTTCGGTGGCGCTGCATTGCCGCCCGATGACCTGGCGTCGCTGGGCAGCAAAAAGGTTTGTGACCCCAGAGAGCTGCGCATTTTCGGCACGCTCAAGGCCCGCGCCGTGAATCTTCTGGACCGGACCGGTGTTCGTTTTCTCGGAGGCTGGGGCATCCCGGAGGGCAAGGCCGACGACATCGTGGCCGAGTTGACCGTCATCCGCGACGACTTCCTGTCGGCGAAGGAGCAGTTCCTCAATCGCTACGACGAAGCGGTGAAGGACTGGATATCCCTACATCCCGGTTGGGAAAGCCTGATCGGCGGCTCCACCGTCGGTGCGGATTACGTCCGCAGTCGGTTGGACTTCCGCTGGCAGCTTTTCAAGCTTGTCCCGCCCACGGATAACGCTGTCGGGTATGGTCTGCAAGACGAGGTGAAGGAACTTGGCGGCACGCTGTTCGACGAGGTCGCCAAGGCCGCCGCCGACGCCTGGAAACGTTGCTTCGAGGGCAAGGACAAGGTGACGCACAAGGCGCTCTCGCCCCTGCGCTCCATCCATGCCAAGCTGGCCGGGCTGAGCTTCGTGGAGCCCCGCGTCGTGCCGGTCGTCGATCTGCTGGATACGGCGTTCAACCGCATGCCCAAGCGCGGACACATTGAGGGAAGTGAACTGGTCATGCTCCAGGGCGTGGTTTCGCTCCTGCGCGATCCTGCGACACTCGTTGCGCATGGTCAGAAGATCATCAAGGGCCAGGATGCCAGCGACATCCTGGCCGGGTTGGTGGCGGGAACGCTCCCGGTTCCGCCGGAGGAAAAGCCTTCGGCCAAGACCCGGTTTGTTCCCGAGGCGGTGCATACGCACTCAATTGACAGCCAGGGACTCTGGTGA
- a CDS encoding LysE family transporter has translation MTHYLFLGIVLGLSAGFAPGPLLALVISETLRHGIGAGIRVALSPLITDTLIILLTLFALSQLSDFKGILGVISLIGGIFILYMGYESLRPKAVVMNITDVRPNSLLKGVLANMLSPHPYLFWLSVGGSIMAGALEVGVIALLAFLFGFYASLVGAKITTALLVAQSKAFLQGRAYTWIMRILGCALCLLAVLLFRDGLSLLGIAVF, from the coding sequence ATGACTCATTACCTTTTTCTCGGGATCGTGTTGGGGTTGTCCGCCGGGTTTGCACCCGGGCCGCTTCTGGCGCTGGTCATTTCCGAGACCCTTCGTCATGGCATCGGTGCCGGTATCAGGGTAGCGCTCTCGCCCTTGATCACGGATACGCTCATCATACTGCTGACCCTATTCGCTCTATCCCAATTGTCCGACTTCAAGGGCATACTCGGTGTAATCTCTCTGATCGGCGGAATTTTCATCCTGTACATGGGATATGAGAGTCTCAGGCCCAAGGCGGTTGTGATGAATATTACGGACGTCAGGCCCAATTCTCTGCTCAAGGGTGTCCTGGCCAACATGCTGAGCCCGCATCCGTACCTGTTCTGGTTGAGCGTGGGCGGGTCGATCATGGCCGGAGCCCTGGAAGTGGGCGTGATCGCGCTTCTCGCGTTTCTTTTCGGCTTCTATGCGAGCCTCGTGGGCGCAAAGATCACCACGGCTCTTCTGGTGGCCCAATCAAAAGCTTTTCTGCAGGGCAGGGCATACACCTGGATCATGCGTATTCTTGGTTGTGCTCTGTGCCTGCTGGCCGTCCTTCTTTTCCGGGACGGGCTGTCGTTACTGGGAATAGCCGTTTTTTAA
- a CDS encoding methylglyoxal synthase — MKEIKNIAVVAHDNCKKELLDFIACNYDVLRQHNLMATGTTGGLVEELLEDLAVKSGSGEVKKVHRLKSGPLGGDQQLGASIAEGKVDVLFFFWDPMQPQPHDVDVKALLRIAVLYNLPTASNRSSAEFLISSPFFSREFVIHKMDFSGYVQRDLP, encoded by the coding sequence ATGAAAGAAATCAAGAATATTGCTGTAGTGGCTCATGACAATTGCAAGAAAGAGCTTTTGGACTTCATTGCTTGTAATTATGATGTGTTGCGACAACACAACCTGATGGCGACCGGCACGACCGGCGGATTGGTCGAGGAACTGCTCGAGGACTTGGCAGTCAAGTCGGGGTCAGGCGAGGTCAAGAAAGTCCATCGGTTGAAATCCGGTCCCCTGGGGGGTGACCAGCAGCTCGGAGCATCCATCGCCGAGGGCAAGGTCGATGTTCTCTTCTTTTTCTGGGATCCCATGCAGCCGCAGCCGCATGACGTGGACGTCAAGGCGCTGTTGCGCATTGCAGTATTGTACAATCTGCCCACGGCCAGCAACCGGTCGTCGGCGGAGTTCCTGATCTCGTCGCCTTTTTTCAGCAGGGAGTTCGTCATCCACAAGATGGACTTTTCCGGTTACGTCCAGCGCGATCTGCCGTAA
- a CDS encoding AzlD family protein: MQTDSLLAIIGMAVVTYLTRISGPWLVRLVQGNHRVEACLSRLPGSILAALLAPLVFAVGSAEAMASAITLLVSLKFRNMPLALIAGVGSLVLIRHII; the protein is encoded by the coding sequence ATGCAGACGGATAGCCTGCTGGCCATCATCGGCATGGCCGTGGTCACCTACCTGACGCGCATCAGCGGCCCGTGGCTCGTGCGCCTGGTCCAGGGCAACCACCGCGTGGAGGCGTGTTTGTCCCGGTTGCCGGGCTCCATCCTGGCCGCCCTGCTCGCTCCACTGGTTTTTGCCGTGGGCTCGGCTGAAGCCATGGCCTCGGCTATCACCCTGCTGGTCTCACTCAAGTTCCGCAATATGCCGCTCGCCCTGATTGCAGGCGTTGGATCACTGGTCCTCATCCGGCATATCATCTAG
- a CDS encoding AzlC family ABC transporter permease translates to MSLESARFGAIQALPVALSVFAYGMVYGLLTREADLTFLEAILSSGIIFAGSSQFVALDMWTHPLQITALILTAFIVNLRHVLMSASLTPWLTPLPRRYRYTLLFLLVDESWALTYGAVHKGKADMGFLLGAGIMMWCAWMGATITGRMVGAIIPHPEAFGLDFAFTAVFLALLAGLWKGKSDIPAWTVAAVTALCVYHFVPGKWYIVAGGLAGSLTGLWGAHADG, encoded by the coding sequence ATGAGCCTTGAATCAGCCCGGTTCGGGGCCATCCAGGCGCTGCCTGTGGCCCTGTCCGTCTTTGCCTACGGCATGGTTTACGGGCTGCTGACACGGGAAGCCGACCTGACGTTTTTGGAAGCCATCCTGTCCAGCGGCATCATATTCGCCGGGTCGTCCCAGTTCGTGGCCCTGGACATGTGGACCCACCCTCTTCAGATAACCGCCCTGATTCTCACCGCTTTCATCGTTAATTTGCGCCATGTGCTCATGAGCGCCTCCCTGACGCCCTGGCTGACCCCACTGCCCCGCCGCTACCGTTACACCCTGCTCTTCCTGCTGGTGGACGAAAGCTGGGCCCTGACCTATGGCGCGGTCCACAAGGGCAAGGCGGACATGGGATTCCTGTTGGGAGCCGGGATCATGATGTGGTGCGCATGGATGGGAGCGACCATAACAGGACGCATGGTCGGGGCGATCATCCCCCACCCCGAGGCGTTCGGCCTGGATTTCGCCTTTACCGCCGTGTTCTTGGCCCTGCTGGCCGGTCTGTGGAAGGGAAAGAGCGATATTCCGGCCTGGACCGTGGCTGCGGTTACCGCCTTGTGCGTGTACCATTTCGTTCCCGGAAAGTGGTACATAGTAGCCGGTGGCCTGGCCGGCAGCCTGACCGGATTGTGGGGGGCCCATGCAGACGGATAG
- a CDS encoding tetratricopeptide repeat protein: MKSLISTSLCLAILLQCSLGTALAASDQTFPEWLEHYGAWDRLEQEIAQAPSQDSPDTILKRAEVYLNLNSPAKALEIIEMTPAFTDPVLEARRLWMGGQAQRGLGALSKAVLWFTQAATFMEDSAMRRQFKDEPDLDTIWQDVWLKMYWSYESNYTLSRDTQKTALDQVLATGQKVWQTKFWDTAGALLNPAPIDPLAAASPPPAAAAGTDQTIPVLTAQDTRLIAKAMALVSLEKFSDAYTAVSEISSIPARTFWTSIVIFVENGSLPSNLDVFLEGNYLKANAFWAGNILAAHSLSRSQWYLGNPDSGPWTHFRNNILNMDFTDATKAIDNELGSMLISEQTAALLNNFKLALSLANGEFLSSSTIWNNLNKKSLPITLRLAGLLAFKEDFKNVLPDQPAEAYRLYPVLSALSGAAGQDVHEKTDAPFWTTAEPSKLRRLAKEEYPLDRLLLLAYWQQYFEKTPSPDLAKRVAFLFDDSSFGIQSMIYLADHAAHAKKLQLSAYYLNRIDETTLPPNLKVSWLDIKTRLELDSGRQGAALETYQQMVATKEPLPVMTRLRMALLYQQRKEYKSAQAELLTMWDQRASMTTALQAETLFWLGEGEYAMGDADKALDYYLKLAWMYPQENIWCLTAMYRASLIYEKRGKYRTAKKLLGTVVRNAARKEQREAAKARIDAIDKKMGEEKQESQSTLVYPF, from the coding sequence ATGAAATCACTTATCTCGACCTCCCTTTGCCTGGCCATTCTCCTTCAATGCAGTCTTGGAACGGCCTTGGCCGCCTCTGACCAGACCTTCCCGGAATGGCTCGAACACTACGGGGCCTGGGACCGGCTCGAACAGGAAATAGCTCAAGCACCCTCGCAGGACTCTCCTGATACGATCCTGAAGCGTGCCGAGGTCTATCTCAACCTCAACTCGCCCGCAAAAGCACTTGAAATCATTGAAATGACGCCCGCTTTTACCGACCCGGTACTGGAAGCGCGCCGGTTATGGATGGGCGGACAGGCCCAGCGCGGCTTGGGAGCGCTTTCAAAGGCGGTCCTGTGGTTCACGCAAGCAGCTACTTTCATGGAAGATTCGGCCATGCGCCGCCAATTCAAGGATGAACCCGACCTGGATACCATCTGGCAGGATGTCTGGCTCAAGATGTATTGGTCATACGAATCCAACTACACCCTTTCCAGGGACACTCAAAAAACGGCTTTGGACCAAGTACTGGCAACCGGACAAAAGGTCTGGCAAACCAAGTTCTGGGATACGGCTGGCGCACTGCTCAATCCCGCCCCGATCGACCCGCTGGCTGCGGCCTCACCGCCCCCTGCCGCTGCAGCCGGTACCGATCAAACCATCCCGGTTCTGACGGCCCAGGACACTCGCTTGATTGCCAAGGCCATGGCCCTTGTTTCATTGGAAAAATTCAGTGACGCTTACACCGCTGTTAGCGAAATATCATCCATACCTGCCCGCACCTTCTGGACTTCCATCGTAATTTTTGTCGAAAACGGCAGCCTGCCCAGCAACCTTGATGTATTCCTTGAAGGCAACTATTTGAAAGCTAACGCTTTTTGGGCTGGGAACATCCTGGCCGCGCACTCACTTTCACGCAGCCAATGGTATCTGGGCAACCCGGATTCCGGACCGTGGACGCATTTTCGGAACAACATCCTGAACATGGACTTCACCGACGCCACGAAGGCCATCGACAACGAGCTGGGGTCCATGCTCATTTCCGAACAGACCGCCGCCCTGCTGAACAATTTCAAACTCGCCCTGTCCCTTGCCAATGGGGAATTTTTGTCTTCGTCAACAATCTGGAATAACTTGAATAAAAAGAGCCTGCCCATTACTCTGCGATTGGCCGGGCTGTTGGCCTTCAAGGAAGACTTTAAGAACGTGCTGCCGGATCAACCCGCCGAAGCCTACCGGCTGTATCCGGTTCTCTCCGCCTTGTCCGGCGCTGCCGGCCAGGATGTTCACGAAAAGACCGACGCCCCCTTCTGGACGACAGCTGAACCTTCGAAGCTGCGTCGGCTCGCCAAGGAAGAATATCCTCTGGACCGGCTGCTCCTTCTCGCCTACTGGCAACAATACTTCGAAAAGACCCCGTCCCCGGATCTGGCCAAACGGGTCGCCTTTCTCTTTGATGATTCGTCCTTTGGAATCCAAAGCATGATCTACCTGGCGGACCATGCGGCTCACGCCAAAAAACTGCAGCTCAGCGCCTACTACCTGAACCGCATCGACGAAACCACCCTGCCTCCCAACCTCAAGGTTTCCTGGCTGGACATCAAGACCCGGCTGGAACTGGATTCAGGCAGGCAGGGGGCTGCATTGGAGACCTATCAGCAGATGGTGGCCACCAAAGAGCCCCTCCCGGTCATGACACGACTGCGCATGGCCCTGCTCTATCAGCAGCGCAAGGAATACAAGTCCGCCCAGGCCGAGTTGTTGACCATGTGGGACCAGCGCGCATCCATGACAACCGCCCTGCAGGCCGAGACCCTGTTCTGGCTTGGAGAGGGGGAATATGCCATGGGAGATGCCGACAAGGCACTGGATTATTACCTTAAATTGGCCTGGATGTATCCTCAGGAAAACATCTGGTGCCTGACTGCGATGTACCGCGCCTCCCTGATCTACGAAAAACGTGGCAAGTACCGGACAGCCAAGAAGCTGCTCGGCACCGTGGTCCGAAATGCCGCCCGCAAGGAACAGCGCGAGGCAGCCAAGGCGCGCATCGACGCCATCGACAAGAAGATGGGCGAGGAAAAACAGGAAAGTCAAAGCACTCTCGTGTACCCGTTCTAG
- a CDS encoding transcriptional regulator, translated as MLKFIIIGVAIFIVYKLFMGDKKKKSMQSEKVVKQKVAAGEMVKDPICGTYVERDGSIRVREGEKVRVFCSYECRDKYLKQIGATTIEKADD; from the coding sequence TTGTTGAAGTTCATCATCATCGGCGTGGCGATTTTCATCGTCTACAAGCTCTTCATGGGCGACAAGAAGAAAAAAAGCATGCAGAGCGAGAAGGTCGTCAAACAGAAAGTCGCTGCCGGTGAAATGGTCAAGGACCCCATCTGCGGCACCTACGTCGAGCGGGACGGTTCCATCCGCGTCCGGGAAGGGGAGAAGGTCCGCGTATTCTGCTCATACGAATGCCGGGACAAATACCTCAAGCAAATTGGTGCCACGACCATCGAAAAAGCCGACGATTAG
- the folK gene encoding 2-amino-4-hydroxy-6-hydroxymethyldihydropteridine diphosphokinase produces MICYVSLGSNVGDTEDNIHEALVLLEDYGDEIKLRGVSEYYETEPQGEIKDQPWFTNQVIKLEIDAEIWSAPGFLSTCTAIEAKMGRTRAVPGGPRPLDMDIIAWGDVEMDMDFLTLPHPRAKERAFVLIPLRELAPDFVFPDGTTIDEALDAIDYRVEGNKIWQDS; encoded by the coding sequence GTGATCTGCTACGTGAGCCTCGGCTCCAACGTGGGAGACACCGAAGACAATATCCACGAGGCACTGGTCCTGCTGGAGGACTACGGCGACGAGATCAAGCTCAGGGGCGTGTCCGAGTATTACGAGACAGAACCCCAGGGCGAGATCAAGGATCAGCCGTGGTTCACCAACCAGGTGATCAAACTGGAAATCGACGCGGAAATCTGGTCGGCGCCGGGCTTCCTGTCCACCTGCACGGCCATTGAAGCCAAGATGGGCCGAACCCGGGCCGTCCCCGGCGGCCCCAGGCCGCTGGACATGGACATCATTGCCTGGGGCGATGTCGAGATGGACATGGATTTCCTGACCCTGCCGCACCCGCGAGCCAAGGAAAGGGCGTTTGTGTTGATCCCCCTCAGGGAACTGGCACCCGATTTCGTCTTTCCCGACGGCACGACCATTGACGAGGCGCTCGACGCCATCGACTATCGGGTTGAAGGCAACAAGATCTGGCAGGATTCCTAA
- a CDS encoding LL-diaminopimelate aminotransferase — MSDFKLADRLSTLPPYLFAAIDKAKAEVAASGMDIISLGIGDPDLPTPDFIIEALCEGAKKPKNHQYPSYVGMPAYRQAVADWYKQRFNVDLNADTEVVSLIGSKEGIAHFPLAFVNPGDTVLVATPNYPVYGVATEFAGGTVEYLPLLEENDFLVDLDAVSNDTWAKAKMIFVCYPNNPTAATATKEFYDRLIEKAKEFDVIVISDAAYTEIYYDPSNKPISIMECEGAKDVAIEFHSLSKTYNMTGWRVGMAVGNASLITGLGKIKENVDSGIFQAVQEAGIAALKNGEPHAEKFRAIYKERRDVMCAALQQAGIRHRVPDASFYIWCNTPEGYKSSEFVTNVLKQTGVVLTPGNGFGTPGEGYFRISLTVNNDLLQEAVSRISKL; from the coding sequence ATGTCCGATTTCAAGTTAGCTGATCGCCTTTCCACCCTGCCGCCCTATCTGTTTGCGGCAATCGACAAGGCCAAGGCCGAAGTGGCCGCCAGCGGCATGGACATCATCAGCCTGGGCATCGGCGATCCCGATCTGCCGACCCCGGACTTCATCATCGAGGCCCTGTGCGAAGGGGCCAAGAAGCCGAAAAACCACCAGTATCCTTCCTATGTCGGCATGCCCGCCTATCGACAGGCCGTGGCCGACTGGTACAAGCAGCGCTTCAATGTCGATCTGAATGCCGACACGGAAGTCGTCAGCCTCATCGGCTCCAAGGAAGGCATCGCACATTTCCCGCTGGCGTTCGTCAATCCCGGCGACACGGTCCTGGTGGCCACGCCCAACTATCCTGTCTACGGCGTCGCCACCGAATTCGCGGGCGGCACCGTGGAATACCTGCCGCTGCTCGAGGAAAACGACTTCCTGGTCGATCTCGACGCGGTGAGCAACGATACCTGGGCCAAGGCCAAGATGATCTTCGTCTGCTACCCGAACAACCCGACAGCAGCCACGGCCACCAAGGAATTCTATGACCGCCTTATCGAAAAGGCCAAAGAATTCGACGTGATCGTCATTTCCGACGCAGCCTACACTGAAATCTACTATGATCCGTCCAACAAGCCCATTTCCATCATGGAATGCGAGGGCGCCAAGGACGTGGCCATCGAGTTCCATTCCCTGTCCAAGACCTACAACATGACCGGCTGGCGCGTGGGCATGGCCGTGGGCAACGCGAGCCTCATCACCGGCCTGGGCAAGATCAAGGAAAACGTGGACTCCGGCATTTTCCAGGCCGTCCAGGAAGCGGGCATAGCCGCATTGAAAAACGGCGAGCCCCATGCCGAAAAGTTCCGCGCCATCTACAAGGAACGCCGCGACGTCATGTGCGCCGCACTGCAACAGGCAGGGATCAGGCACCGTGTGCCGGACGCATCCTTCTACATCTGGTGCAACACCCCCGAAGGCTACAAGTCGTCGGAATTCGTGACCAACGTCCTGAAACAGACAGGCGTCGTGCTCACCCCCGGCAACGGCTTCGGGACTCCGGGAGAAGGGTACTTCCGCATCTCCCTCACCGTGAATAACGATCTGCTCCAGGAGGCGGTATCCAGAATTTCGAAACTGTGA
- the xerD gene encoding site-specific tyrosine recombinase XerD, giving the protein MKSKDNPNHPWVDRYLEHLLIEKGLSENSLAGYAADLASLLGFLRDKSFSLKDLTDQTLFLYLTYLRARGLKSRSLARHLSSLRGFFAYALDEKWYKEDPGHLLENPKLPKKLPEFLTREEIGRVLALPDTSTKLGMRDKVMLELLYAAGLRVSELIDMKVLDFDPQTGVLRVFGKGAKERLVPIHYTAQDYLNRYLEFTRPGFKPVQDFMFLNRSGKGLTRQGVWKLIKKFAMMAGIKRSISPHTFRHSFATHLLEGGADLRTVQILLGHADISATEIYTHVESERLRNMHRQFHPRSSF; this is encoded by the coding sequence GTGAAATCAAAGGATAATCCCAATCACCCCTGGGTGGACCGCTATCTCGAGCACCTTCTTATAGAAAAGGGACTGTCGGAAAACAGCCTGGCCGGGTACGCCGCCGACCTGGCCTCCCTGCTCGGCTTTCTCAGGGACAAGTCCTTTTCTCTCAAGGACCTGACCGACCAGACGCTTTTTCTCTACCTCACCTACCTGCGTGCCAGGGGATTGAAGAGCCGATCCCTTGCGCGCCACCTCTCCTCCCTTCGCGGTTTCTTTGCCTATGCCCTGGACGAAAAGTGGTACAAGGAGGACCCGGGGCATTTGCTGGAGAATCCCAAGCTGCCGAAAAAACTTCCGGAATTTCTGACCCGCGAGGAGATCGGCCGTGTGCTCGCCCTGCCCGACACCTCGACCAAACTCGGCATGCGCGACAAGGTCATGCTGGAGTTGCTCTATGCCGCAGGGCTGCGCGTTTCAGAACTGATCGACATGAAGGTCCTGGATTTCGATCCCCAGACCGGCGTCCTCCGGGTCTTCGGCAAGGGAGCCAAGGAGCGTCTGGTGCCCATCCACTACACGGCCCAGGACTACCTGAACAGATATCTTGAATTCACCCGCCCCGGTTTCAAGCCCGTGCAGGACTTCATGTTCCTCAACCGATCCGGCAAGGGGCTGACCCGTCAGGGCGTATGGAAACTGATCAAAAAATTCGCCATGATGGCGGGCATTAAGAGATCGATTTCGCCGCACACGTTTCGGCATTCCTTTGCCACTCACCTTCTTGAGGGCGGCGCGGACTTGCGGACCGTCCAGATATTGTTGGGGCATGCCGATATCAGCGCGACTGAAATATACACCCACGTGGAATCCGAGCGGTTGCGGAACATGCACCGTCAGTTTCACCCGAGATCATCCTTTTGA